The genomic DNA GATCGTCCGCTTTCGGGCCTTCGCGTGCTCGATCTCTCCCGTGTCATCGCAGGTCCCGTCGCCGGCCGCACGCTCGCCGCGCACGGCGCTGATGTGCTGCTGGTGTCGGGTCCGGAGCTGCCCGCCATCGACTGGCTCACCATCGACACCGGCCGCGGCAAGCTCACCACCTTCATCGAACTGAAGAGCGAAGCGGGCAGGGCGCAGTTGCGCGAATTGCTGGCGGATGCCGACATCTTCTCGCAAGGCTATCGCCCGCATGCGCTCGCCGCGATCGGCTTCGCGCCGGAGGATGCAGCGAAGATCAATCCCGGCATCGTCTATGTTACGCTGTCGGCCTATGGCCATGCCGGTCCCTGGGCCGAGCGCCGCGGCTTCGACTCGCTCGTGCAGACCACGACCGGATTCAACCACGCCGAAGGGCGCGCGGCCGGCCTCGATGGTCCCAAGGAATTGCCGGCGCAGATGCTCGACCACGCCACCGGCTATCTGATGGCGTTCGGCGCGATGATGGCCAAGGCGCGTCAGGCGAGCGAGGGCGGCAGCTGGCACGTACGCGTGTCGCTGGCGCAGACCGGGCGCTGGCTCTGGAATCTCGGCCGGCTCGACGGCGGACTGAACACCCCGGATCTTACGGGCGAGGCCGTACATGCTGCGTTCATCGAGAGCATGCCATCTGGCTTCGGCATATTGAAGGCGGTGCGCCATTCGGCGCTGCTATCGACGACACCGGCACAATGGTCTCGTCCGGCGATGCCGCTCGGCTCTCATCCGGCACGGTGGCCGGAGCGAAGCTGACGTGAAGCTGACACGTCGCAAAAATTTAACGCAAACCGAAAGGTGCGCAGCGTTTTTTAGGTTGTCTGAAATCCTAATTCGGCACTATTAGCGCAACCGATAAGGCAGGTACCTGCCGAGATCGTCGCAGACACGACCGGGCTCCATGGTAGATCAAAATACCAAGCTATTGCAGGTGTTTACAAAACAACGGGTGATCACATCCGTAGTTCTACTAGCTCTTGCCGGCGCCGGTGCCTACGGTTTCCTGTCCTTGGGCCCCAAGGAAAAGAAGCACTCCGAGATCTCCAGCCAGTCGCGCAGGAATGCGCAGAACTTCACGCCGACGCCGTCCGAATGGGCGACGCTGACGATCGAGCCGGTCAAAGCCAGGGCCTTCCGCGCCGAATACGTCACCGAAGGCAAGGTCGCCGTCGACGAGGACCGTTCGACGCCGGTGTTCTCGCCCTATGCCGGCCGCGTCACCAAGCTGCTGGCCAAGCCGGGTGAGACGCTGAAGCAAGGTCAACCGCTGTTCACAATCGAGGCCGCCGACACGGTGCAGGCCCAGAACGATTTCATCGCGGCGATGACCTCGCAGAACAAGGCGAAGTCGGCGCTCGAACTTTCCGATATCCAGTACAAGCGCGCCAAGGACCTCTATGAGGGCCATGCCATTCCGCTGAAGGACTATCAGCAGGCGGAAGCGACGCAGGTTCAGGCGCGCAACGACATGCGCTCCTCGCAGACCGCGCTGGAAGCCGCACGCAACAAGCTCCGCATCCTCGGCTTCACCGACGAGACCATCAAGGCGTTCCAGGACAAGGGCGCCATCAATCCGGAAGTCACGATCTATTCGCCGATCGCCGGCACGGTGGTACAGCGCAAGATCGGCCCGGGCCAGTACGTCAATTCCGGTGCCAGCGATCCGGTCTTCGTGATCGGCGACCTCTCCACGGTCTGGCTCACCGCCTTCGTGCGCGAGAGCGACGCGGCCGCCGTGTGCATCGGGCAGGACAT from Bradyrhizobium sp. CCBAU 53351 includes the following:
- a CDS encoding CoA transferase, translated to MQSPADILKDIWTSAGGDAAALDRVRLTGEEPQIPSSFRVAVAGQTTIAAAGLAAAEIWRLRSGETQQVSVDMRHAVAECRSERYLRLDDKPPPPAWDAIAGVYRTGDGRFVRCHTNFPHHRDAVCKVLACEPERDKVQAALMHWKGEDFETAAYAAGGVVALMRSYDEWSALPQACALAQLPLISIEKIGEAAPKPWPQGSSSDDRPLSGLRVLDLSRVIAGPVAGRTLAAHGADVLLVSGPELPAIDWLTIDTGRGKLTTFIELKSEAGRAQLRELLADADIFSQGYRPHALAAIGFAPEDAAKINPGIVYVTLSAYGHAGPWAERRGFDSLVQTTTGFNHAEGRAAGLDGPKELPAQMLDHATGYLMAFGAMMAKARQASEGGSWHVRVSLAQTGRWLWNLGRLDGGLNTPDLTGEAVHAAFIESMPSGFGILKAVRHSALLSTTPAQWSRPAMPLGSHPARWPERS
- a CDS encoding efflux RND transporter periplasmic adaptor subunit; this encodes MVDQNTKLLQVFTKQRVITSVVLLALAGAGAYGFLSLGPKEKKHSEISSQSRRNAQNFTPTPSEWATLTIEPVKARAFRAEYVTEGKVAVDEDRSTPVFSPYAGRVTKLLAKPGETLKQGQPLFTIEAADTVQAQNDFIAAMTSQNKAKSALELSDIQYKRAKDLYEGHAIPLKDYQQAEATQVQARNDMRSSQTALEAARNKLRILGFTDETIKAFQDKGAINPEVTIYSPIAGTVVQRKIGPGQYVNSGASDPVFVIGDLSTVWLTAFVRESDAAAVCIGQDITVNVMALPGRPLTARINYVAAAIDPNTRRLLVRATIDNKDGLLKPEMFANVTIYSAGDRAAPAVPKQALIYEADKVRIWVAREDKSVELRQIKIGLINGNLVEVTSNLKPGEQIVTKGSLFIDRAASGS